One [Clostridium] saccharolyticum WM1 DNA segment encodes these proteins:
- a CDS encoding chromate transporter, translated as MIYFHLFWSFFQIGLFSIGGGYASMPLIQRQVVEIHPWLTMTQFSDIITISQMTPGPIAINSATFVGIQIGGLPGALAATLGCVLPSCIIVTVLAHIYYKYRSLTMVQGILSGLRPAVVAMIASAGVTLLLSSFWGDDGIISIPRTDWVAVFIFLSAITVLRRWKPNPILVMTCSGILGLVFYQLFPGGGI; from the coding sequence ATGATTTATTTTCATTTATTTTGGAGTTTCTTTCAAATCGGACTTTTCAGTATTGGGGGCGGTTATGCCTCTATGCCTCTTATCCAGCGGCAGGTGGTGGAGATTCATCCCTGGCTGACCATGACTCAGTTCAGCGACATTATCACGATTTCCCAGATGACCCCCGGTCCCATTGCCATCAATTCGGCAACTTTTGTGGGAATTCAGATAGGAGGCCTCCCGGGGGCATTGGCGGCGACTTTGGGCTGTGTTTTGCCTTCCTGTATCATAGTGACGGTATTGGCCCATATCTATTATAAATACAGGTCCCTTACAATGGTCCAGGGAATTCTTTCCGGGCTGCGGCCCGCCGTGGTGGCCATGATCGCCAGTGCCGGCGTGACCTTGCTGCTTTCATCGTTTTGGGGAGATGATGGAATCATCTCCATTCCCAGGACTGACTGGGTGGCCGTTTTCATATTTTTAAGTGCAATCACTGTATTGCGCAGGTGGAAACCAAACCCTATCCTTGTTATGACATGCTCCGGAATATTAGGTCTGGTCTTTTATCAACTTTTCCCGGGAGGAGGGATATAA
- a CDS encoding chromate transporter — translation MKKSRIYWQLFASTFQLSAFTFGGGFVIIPLMRKKFVEKLHWLEEEEMLDLTAIAQSAPGAIAVNASILIGYRIAGIIGALVTVLGTVLPPLIILSVISFFYVAFRNNLMVNLIMRGMAAGVVAVIFDVVITMARPILQEKRLLLLAVLLSAFTAACIFKVNVIPIILVCGIVGALDTWHRERQTRRRR, via the coding sequence GTGAAAAAAAGCAGAATATACTGGCAATTATTTGCCTCAACCTTTCAATTAAGTGCATTTACCTTTGGCGGCGGCTTTGTAATCATTCCGCTGATGAGAAAAAAATTTGTGGAAAAGCTCCATTGGCTGGAGGAGGAGGAAATGCTGGACCTTACGGCAATCGCCCAGTCAGCCCCCGGTGCCATTGCGGTGAATGCATCCATACTTATCGGCTACCGTATTGCAGGAATCATAGGAGCCCTTGTAACCGTACTAGGTACGGTGTTGCCCCCCCTGATTATATTGTCTGTGATCTCTTTCTTTTATGTGGCCTTTCGTAATAACCTTATGGTAAATCTCATCATGAGAGGTATGGCCGCAGGTGTGGTGGCCGTTATTTTTGATGTGGTGATCACCATGGCCCGTCCAATATTGCAGGAAAAACGTCTGCTTTTATTGGCAGTGCTTCTCAGCGCATTTACCGCAGCCTGTATCTTCAAAGTGAATGTAATTCCGATTATCTTAGTCTGCGGTATTGTGGGAGCATTGGATACATGGCATAGAGAACGGCAGACAAGGAGGAGAAGATAA
- a CDS encoding LysR family transcriptional regulator, whose product MTLRHIKIFLAVCENGYNVTKAADALFMTQPAVSLALKELEGYYGVLLFERMSRQLFITEAGKQMREYATHILSLFDHMEKGLRDWDSLGILRVGASVTIGSQFMPSYISAYSILHPGMDVRVCISSSELLEEKLQSNKLDFAFIEGAVQTPNLISEEYMEDSLTAICSVNGPFSYGERVSVEQFKQQRFLLRERGSGTREEFDSATQAAGFSVVPVWEATSTTALVNAVIHGLGIAVLPRRMILGPLNHGLILAFDVDGINFQRKFSILYHKNKFLTQSAREFIELCKNYELDYPIPKYNGLY is encoded by the coding sequence GTGACGCTTCGCCACATTAAGATATTTCTCGCAGTTTGTGAAAATGGGTATAATGTCACTAAGGCAGCAGACGCCTTATTTATGACCCAGCCTGCCGTAAGCCTGGCACTGAAAGAACTGGAAGGCTATTATGGTGTTCTGCTGTTTGAGAGAATGTCGCGGCAGCTTTTTATCACGGAAGCCGGAAAGCAGATGCGGGAATATGCCACGCATATTCTGTCATTGTTCGATCATATGGAAAAGGGATTGCGGGATTGGGATTCCTTGGGGATTTTGCGGGTCGGAGCCAGCGTTACAATCGGATCCCAGTTCATGCCAAGCTATATCAGTGCTTACAGCATTTTGCATCCAGGTATGGATGTTCGTGTCTGCATCAGCTCATCGGAGCTGTTAGAGGAAAAATTGCAGTCGAACAAGCTGGACTTTGCTTTTATAGAGGGCGCTGTTCAAACTCCGAATCTGATCAGTGAGGAATACATGGAGGATTCTTTGACTGCCATTTGTTCGGTCAATGGGCCATTTTCCTATGGAGAAAGGGTATCGGTTGAACAGTTTAAACAGCAGCGTTTTCTGCTGAGGGAAAGGGGCAGCGGTACCCGGGAGGAATTTGACAGTGCAACCCAGGCCGCAGGATTTTCCGTTGTTCCCGTTTGGGAAGCCACCAGTACCACGGCGCTGGTTAATGCGGTCATTCATGGCCTGGGGATTGCAGTTCTGCCCCGAAGAATGATACTGGGTCCATTGAACCATGGATTGATCCTTGCATTTGATGTGGATGGAATAAATTTTCAACGGAAGTTTTCGATTTTATATCACAAAAATAAGTTTTTAACCCAATCAGCCCGGGAATTCATTGAATTATGTAAAAATTACGAGCTGGATTATCCCATTCCTAAATACAATGGCCTTTACTAG
- a CDS encoding undecaprenyl diphosphate synthase family protein — protein sequence MRIPKHIGIIPDGNRRWAVDKGMGKEAGYENGISPGMVLYHLCRKLGIKEMTFYGFTVDNTKRPAVQRDAFSKACVKAVEELSKEDAELLVLGKTTSAMFPKELKPYTSRHQFGSGGIKINFLVNYSWEWDLGLHDGAIGPALKTADVSRIDLVIRWGGRRRLSGFLPVQSVYSDMYVIDDYWPDFTPQHVYDAIEWYSRQDVTLGG from the coding sequence ATGAGAATTCCAAAGCACATCGGAATCATACCAGACGGAAACCGCCGCTGGGCCGTTGATAAGGGAATGGGAAAAGAGGCTGGGTATGAGAATGGTATATCTCCCGGAATGGTTCTTTATCATCTTTGCAGAAAGCTGGGGATAAAGGAAATGACCTTCTATGGATTTACGGTAGACAATACAAAGCGCCCTGCAGTCCAGAGAGATGCCTTTTCAAAGGCTTGTGTAAAGGCAGTGGAGGAGCTGTCAAAGGAGGATGCGGAACTGCTGGTATTGGGAAAAACAACGTCTGCCATGTTTCCTAAGGAACTGAAGCCTTATACCAGCAGGCACCAGTTCGGAAGTGGAGGGATAAAAATCAATTTTCTGGTGAATTACAGCTGGGAGTGGGATCTGGGACTGCATGACGGAGCCATAGGACCTGCTTTAAAAACAGCGGATGTATCCAGGATCGATCTGGTGATCCGGTGGGGAGGACGCAGAAGGCTGTCCGGCTTTTTACCGGTGCAGTCCGTTTATTCGGATATGTATGTGATTGATGATTACTGGCCGGATTTTACGCCACAGCACGTATACGATGCCATTGAATGGTATTCCAGACAGGATGTAACCCTGGGAGGCTGA
- the cooS gene encoding anaerobic carbon-monoxide dehydrogenase catalytic subunit, translated as MPETVLEKTEGRVSYHDSVEEMLVRIRDDGLSSVFSRWDEQEKIRCKFCLQGLSCQLCTNGPCRLNGQKGPDKGVCGIGPDAMAMRNLLMRNIMGAATYAHHAYEAFRTLKETGMGNTVFQIKDVDKLKWMCEKTGIGTSQDVNQMAVHLADFLDREMKLGPDEESIMVEVFSPKKRKKIWEDLHIYPSGVEHEVQNSIASCLTNVDGDYVSLATKALRLGLSTIYTAQIGLEMTQDILFGTPMPHEVDVDLGIMDPDYVNIAFNGHQPWIGVAALQMAKKQEFQDLAKQAGAKGIHIVGSIETGQEMLQRFEVDDVFVGLMGNWLAIEPFLATGTVDAFVMEENCSPPAIDQYAEKYQVALVSVSTIIGVPGTEHKMPYYPRKAEEMAEKCIRIAIDNFKKRHKQIKPMVPRYKQKAIAGFSTEAVLGAIGNDLNNLVDVIAKGQIKGIVALANCSTLRNGPQDWNTVNLTKELIKKDILVVAGGCGNHGLEVAGMCNLDAIDQAGEGLQGVCRALGIPPVLSFGTCTDTGRISMLVTALADHLDADIADLPIAVTAPEWMEQKATIDGLFAVAYGAYTHLSPTPFITGAPELVKLFTEDVEGLTGGKVALGDDPVQVARDIEDHIMKKRKKMGLS; from the coding sequence ATGCCAGAAACGGTTTTAGAAAAAACAGAGGGACGGGTCAGCTATCATGATTCCGTAGAAGAAATGCTAGTAAGGATACGGGATGATGGCTTATCAAGCGTATTTTCCAGATGGGATGAACAGGAAAAGATACGGTGTAAATTTTGTCTGCAGGGATTAAGCTGTCAATTATGTACCAACGGACCCTGCAGGCTTAACGGGCAGAAGGGACCGGATAAAGGTGTATGCGGAATCGGTCCGGATGCCATGGCCATGAGAAATCTGCTCATGAGAAATATCATGGGAGCAGCCACCTATGCCCATCATGCATATGAAGCTTTCCGGACTTTAAAGGAAACAGGAATGGGCAATACGGTTTTCCAGATCAAAGACGTTGATAAATTAAAATGGATGTGTGAAAAAACCGGAATCGGTACCAGCCAGGATGTAAACCAGATGGCCGTTCATCTGGCTGATTTTCTTGACCGGGAAATGAAACTGGGTCCTGATGAGGAAAGTATTATGGTGGAGGTCTTTTCCCCGAAGAAACGGAAAAAAATTTGGGAGGACTTACACATTTATCCCTCAGGCGTTGAACATGAAGTACAGAATAGCATCGCAAGCTGTCTTACGAATGTGGATGGAGATTATGTTTCCCTGGCAACAAAGGCTCTGCGTTTAGGGTTGTCCACCATTTATACCGCCCAGATCGGCCTTGAAATGACCCAGGATATTTTATTCGGAACGCCCATGCCTCATGAAGTGGATGTGGATCTGGGAATCATGGACCCTGATTATGTTAATATAGCATTTAATGGACATCAGCCATGGATTGGAGTAGCCGCTTTACAGATGGCAAAGAAGCAGGAGTTTCAGGATCTGGCCAAACAGGCCGGAGCAAAAGGAATTCATATTGTGGGATCCATTGAAACCGGACAGGAAATGCTCCAAAGATTTGAAGTGGATGATGTGTTTGTAGGCCTTATGGGTAACTGGCTGGCCATTGAGCCATTTTTGGCAACAGGAACTGTGGACGCATTTGTCATGGAGGAGAACTGCTCTCCGCCGGCCATTGACCAGTATGCAGAAAAATACCAGGTTGCCCTGGTTAGTGTCAGCACGATCATAGGCGTTCCAGGGACAGAACACAAGATGCCGTATTATCCCAGGAAGGCAGAAGAGATGGCGGAAAAATGCATCCGCATTGCCATAGATAATTTTAAGAAAAGGCATAAACAAATCAAACCAATGGTGCCAAGGTACAAACAAAAAGCCATTGCCGGCTTTTCTACGGAAGCGGTATTAGGTGCTATTGGAAATGATTTAAATAATCTGGTGGATGTGATTGCAAAAGGCCAGATAAAAGGAATCGTTGCCTTAGCGAACTGTTCCACATTAAGAAACGGCCCCCAGGATTGGAATACAGTGAATTTAACGAAGGAACTGATTAAAAAAGATATCCTGGTAGTGGCAGGAGGCTGCGGAAATCATGGTCTGGAAGTTGCGGGAATGTGCAATTTAGATGCCATCGATCAGGCGGGGGAAGGCTTGCAGGGAGTTTGCAGAGCCCTGGGAATCCCTCCGGTGTTAAGCTTTGGAACCTGCACCGATACGGGAAGGATCTCCATGCTTGTAACGGCTCTGGCAGATCATCTGGATGCAGACATTGCCGACCTGCCGATTGCTGTAACTGCGCCGGAATGGATGGAACAAAAGGCAACCATAGACGGTTTGTTTGCAGTGGCATACGGGGCTTATACCCATCTTTCCCCCACACCATTTATCACCGGAGCACCAGAGCTTGTGAAATTGTTCACAGAAGATGTGGAGGGCTTAACCGGAGGAAAAGTGGCTTTGGGAGATGATCCGGTACAGGTGGCCAGGGATATCGAAGACCATATCATGAAGAAAAGAAAGAAAATGGGCTTAAGTTAG
- a CDS encoding sensor histidine kinase — MIKYLVNRYRGWGIAKKTLIILLFVSIVPVTVIEIITCIIAANTLKKQMDILVESNMKLSQKGLEDFFSEYDSIIMSIYTENEYALKLEKLNVWDSRNYYLLKKELENDLENISYLHPEILGIGVVTQKKECILYDSVTNSTMDSYCFPEKDKSWLAVTDETFHNTQTVYSRVINREAANGTKRNLLYLGHRIADINNYRQGTVGSILICLDETNIRETYSQENENEINVSFLCDANGSIVSSTRTDLIGTGIFEQWDDSREELFSQPEFKIRQAVEAHQIMNNGSYSIYTKPVLKNQFVLVSLRDNREPLKDFKYIFEVIILLTILIIITSILIMIRFAGSLQFCVAKITSAMDRAYKGDYTVQIEHSWQDEFGKIARHFNHMVQKIDQSGKIEKEALLREKNAELKALEAQINPHFLYNTLDAINWIAIENEQFLISRMLKNLGSILRYSVHKSNGVVSVRSEVEYLKQYIFLQQQRFSFSFHCIMDVDEEVLDLKMHKLLFQPLIENAIIHGFPGGTGQDMLMVSIRKKGDKHLMVQVEDNGKGMHEELVRELNHYDYSSSAVEGSIGVRNVIMRIKYYYGEEGHFLIESNDRGTRITAEILFEE; from the coding sequence TTGATCAAATATTTGGTAAACAGATACAGAGGCTGGGGGATTGCCAAAAAGACATTGATCATCCTGCTTTTTGTCTCAATCGTCCCTGTCACGGTAATTGAAATCATAACCTGTATCATTGCGGCGAACACCTTAAAAAAGCAGATGGATATTCTGGTGGAAAGCAATATGAAATTATCCCAAAAAGGGCTGGAAGATTTTTTTTCCGAATATGACAGCATCATCATGTCAATTTATACGGAGAATGAATATGCCCTGAAACTGGAAAAGCTGAATGTATGGGATTCCAGGAATTACTATCTGTTAAAGAAGGAGCTGGAGAACGATCTGGAAAATATTTCCTATCTTCATCCGGAAATACTGGGGATCGGGGTGGTGACACAGAAAAAGGAATGCATCCTGTATGATTCCGTTACCAACAGCACCATGGACAGCTATTGCTTTCCGGAAAAGGATAAAAGCTGGCTGGCAGTGACCGATGAGACCTTTCATAACACCCAGACCGTTTATTCCCGTGTCATAAACCGGGAGGCGGCAAACGGAACAAAGAGGAACCTCCTTTATCTGGGACACCGGATCGCGGATATTAATAATTACAGGCAAGGCACGGTTGGAAGCATATTAATCTGCCTTGACGAAACCAATATCCGGGAAACTTATTCCCAGGAAAACGAAAATGAAATCAATGTTTCCTTTCTTTGTGATGCCAATGGCAGCATCGTTTCCAGTACCAGGACAGATCTCATTGGGACAGGCATCTTTGAACAATGGGATGACAGCAGAGAGGAGCTGTTCTCCCAGCCGGAATTTAAGATCCGGCAGGCGGTGGAAGCCCATCAGATCATGAATAACGGATCCTACAGCATTTACACAAAGCCTGTGTTAAAAAACCAGTTTGTCCTGGTCAGCCTCCGGGATAACAGAGAGCCGCTAAAGGATTTTAAATACATCTTTGAGGTAATCATCCTGCTTACAATATTGATTATCATTACAAGCATTCTTATTATGATCCGGTTTGCTGGTTCCTTACAGTTCTGTGTTGCAAAGATCACCTCTGCCATGGACAGAGCCTATAAGGGGGATTATACGGTACAGATTGAGCATTCCTGGCAGGATGAGTTTGGAAAGATTGCAAGGCACTTCAATCACATGGTTCAGAAGATTGACCAGTCCGGAAAGATCGAAAAGGAAGCCCTTCTCCGTGAGAAAAATGCAGAATTAAAGGCTTTGGAGGCCCAGATCAACCCTCATTTTCTATATAATACCCTGGATGCCATCAACTGGATCGCTATCGAAAATGAACAGTTCTTAATCAGCAGGATGCTGAAAAATCTTGGGTCGATCCTGCGTTACAGCGTACATAAAAGCAATGGTGTGGTAAGTGTAAGAAGTGAGGTGGAATATTTAAAGCAATATATCTTTCTCCAGCAGCAAAGGTTTTCCTTTTCCTTTCACTGCATTATGGATGTGGATGAGGAAGTCCTGGATTTAAAAATGCACAAGCTGCTGTTCCAGCCCCTCATAGAAAATGCTATCATCCATGGGTTTCCAGGCGGTACCGGACAGGATATGCTTATGGTTTCCATCAGAAAAAAGGGAGATAAGCATTTGATGGTTCAAGTGGAGGACAATGGGAAAGGCATGCACGAGGAGCTGGTCAGGGAGCTGAATCACTATGATTATTCAAGCAGTGCCGTTGAGGGGAGCATCGGAGTGCGGAATGTAATTATGAGGATCAAATACTATTATGGAGAAGAAGGACATTTCCTTATTGAATCAAATGACAGGGGAACCAGAATAACGGCAGAGATCTTATTTGAAGAATAG
- a CDS encoding response regulator transcription factor produces MRVVIVEDEPNTRNGIIKIIEKYTSHEVVAGECDGEAGFEKVLSLHPDVVITDINMPRMDGLAMIHKIREAGIITAAVLLTGYSEFEYAQRAIQLSVAEYLLKPLDVEDIIEVLGTIERKLTKNKAEQVSAEQLLFSLLTGDGSDEEAVQKQFAEKIRKQKDQVISMFLIQSQSILEDTTNQMTEVLKDSLDAICLTGFYIFKLPYEKQILVMITDGQNSRYLKTIFKTRILKELKEKGEFLISYGELGSLCNLKDTLRQMQDYLTYAFVFQEQCVIDRELVRNLSFERVEYPEYLERGVKRDIRNGNKEGIRRNARKFEETVIQSREEPKVIKNHTVRFVMAALNTARDLMKNKDIEALYQYLLNDMMKTGIREIFLNNYWKVIDMVADDRERDALTGNGMILNVIEFIRQNYHKDVSLSDAADLVGITPEYLSKLFTREMGINFCTFLGEFRVSIAKKLLATGNYKIHEVAEMVGYKDTKYFNKVFRSIMGVSPSDYRKVFKI; encoded by the coding sequence ATGAGAGTAGTAATTGTGGAAGACGAGCCAAATACAAGAAACGGGATCATAAAAATCATTGAAAAGTATACGTCCCACGAAGTGGTGGCAGGGGAATGTGATGGAGAGGCAGGATTTGAAAAAGTGTTATCTTTGCATCCGGATGTGGTTATAACGGATATCAATATGCCAAGGATGGATGGACTGGCCATGATCCATAAGATCAGGGAAGCAGGAATTATAACGGCGGCAGTCCTTCTGACCGGGTATTCGGAGTTTGAATATGCCCAGCGCGCCATCCAGTTATCGGTAGCCGAATATTTGCTGAAACCTCTGGATGTGGAGGACATCATAGAGGTCCTTGGGACTATCGAGAGAAAGTTAACGAAGAACAAGGCGGAACAGGTTTCTGCAGAACAGCTGCTGTTTTCCTTATTGACTGGAGACGGAAGCGATGAGGAAGCGGTTCAAAAGCAATTTGCTGAAAAGATACGGAAGCAAAAGGATCAGGTTATTTCCATGTTTCTGATCCAGTCACAAAGCATTCTGGAGGATACAACAAACCAGATGACGGAAGTCCTGAAAGACAGCCTTGACGCAATCTGTCTCACCGGTTTTTACATCTTTAAGCTTCCTTATGAAAAGCAGATTCTCGTTATGATCACAGACGGCCAGAATTCCAGGTATTTAAAAACCATATTTAAAACCCGGATCCTAAAGGAACTGAAGGAGAAGGGGGAATTTCTCATCAGCTACGGGGAGCTGGGAAGTCTTTGCAACCTCAAAGATACCTTAAGGCAGATGCAGGATTACCTTACCTATGCTTTTGTATTTCAGGAGCAGTGTGTCATTGACAGGGAACTGGTCCGGAATCTGTCCTTTGAAAGGGTGGAATATCCGGAATATTTGGAGCGGGGAGTGAAAAGGGATATAAGAAATGGAAACAAGGAGGGAATCAGAAGAAATGCCAGGAAATTTGAGGAGACGGTCATTCAAAGCAGGGAAGAGCCTAAGGTGATTAAAAATCATACCGTCCGTTTTGTTATGGCAGCCTTAAATACTGCCAGGGATCTGATGAAAAATAAAGACATTGAGGCCCTTTACCAATACCTGTTAAACGATATGATGAAAACCGGAATCAGGGAGATTTTTTTGAACAATTACTGGAAGGTGATTGATATGGTTGCAGATGACAGGGAAAGAGATGCCTTAACCGGCAATGGGATGATCTTAAATGTAATAGAATTCATAAGGCAGAATTACCATAAGGATGTTTCCCTTTCCGATGCGGCTGATCTGGTGGGGATTACACCGGAATATTTAAGCAAGCTGTTTACCAGGGAAATGGGAATCAACTTTTGTACCTTTTTAGGGGAATTCCGTGTCAGTATTGCAAAAAAGCTGCTGGCAACCGGTAATTACAAGATCCATGAGGTAGCTGAAATGGTAGGGTACAAGGATACAAAATATTTTAACAAGGTATTTCGTTCCATTATGGGAGTGTCTCCCTCAGACTATAGAAAGGTATTCAAGATATGA
- a CDS encoding ABC transporter substrate-binding protein, producing the protein MNRTVQKLLIGLWLLIFFLLISVIFKYYRESNEVAAEEEKRDKLVVMAVCKEDESGDYFKRLVDEYSEMPGNPEVRIQYVSQSGFQKQLCIDKDQNNLPDLIICENVMTPALESMGILRDLSDYMTAERASLYLKNAYSSTVVNGICYSVPFTSNPYVVFYNEDHLRKHHAVIPDTMDKLYKLCRETSTLGTYNFGFAMKNKEDITSSFLQMIYSAGGTLRSLDSENCMILYEMLGNMRDEGIIDQDVINWNQKELMKAFSKGYVKIAIAELSSMSILENSDRTCRYKIAEIPYIQKQTYLLQGDNIGITVTADMEESIKLLDYLTSRDVIKSYYENTYCLSVRTDVKVNPGQVRGLPDEFVERERNQSILKNAYTTWFIISDGIAGNLTDFFGDKTVTPREVSKRLQGDIRNAILER; encoded by the coding sequence ATGAACAGGACCGTACAAAAACTTTTAATCGGTTTATGGCTGCTGATTTTCTTTTTATTGATCAGTGTGATTTTTAAATATTACAGGGAATCCAATGAGGTGGCAGCTGAGGAGGAGAAAAGGGACAAGCTTGTGGTCATGGCTGTCTGCAAGGAGGATGAAAGCGGGGATTATTTCAAAAGGCTTGTGGATGAATATTCTGAAATGCCGGGGAACCCGGAGGTCAGGATCCAGTATGTCTCACAGTCCGGCTTTCAAAAGCAGCTTTGCATTGATAAGGATCAGAATAACCTTCCCGATCTGATCATCTGTGAGAACGTTATGACACCTGCCCTAGAGTCCATGGGAATCCTTAGAGATTTGTCCGATTACATGACAGCGGAGAGAGCCTCCCTGTATTTAAAGAATGCTTACAGCAGTACAGTGGTAAACGGTATCTGCTATTCCGTACCCTTTACCAGCAACCCCTATGTGGTATTTTATAATGAAGATCATTTGAGGAAGCATCATGCCGTCATACCAGATACTATGGATAAGCTTTATAAGCTGTGCAGGGAAACCAGTACCCTTGGCACCTATAATTTTGGCTTTGCCATGAAGAATAAAGAAGACATTACCTCCAGCTTTCTGCAGATGATCTATTCTGCCGGAGGAACCCTGCGGAGCTTAGATTCGGAAAACTGCATGATACTGTATGAAATGCTTGGTAATATGAGGGATGAAGGGATCATAGACCAGGATGTGATCAACTGGAACCAAAAGGAGCTGATGAAGGCATTTTCCAAGGGATATGTAAAGATTGCCATTGCAGAGCTAAGCTCCATGTCCATATTGGAGAATTCGGACAGAACGTGCAGGTATAAAATCGCAGAAATCCCTTATATCCAGAAGCAGACCTATCTGCTGCAGGGAGACAACATCGGGATTACGGTAACGGCGGACATGGAAGAATCCATAAAACTGCTGGACTATCTTACATCCAGGGATGTGATAAAAAGCTACTACGAAAACACCTACTGCCTTTCCGTAAGAACGGATGTAAAGGTTAATCCCGGACAGGTAAGAGGTCTGCCCGATGAATTCGTGGAACGGGAGAGGAACCAGAGCATTTTAAAGAATGCCTACACCACATGGTTCATTATATCAGACGGAATTGCAGGGAATCTAACGGACTTTTTTGGAGATAAGACCGTGACACCCAGGGAGGTTTCGAAAAGACTTCAGGGGGACATCAGGAACGCTATTTTGGAAAGGTAG
- a CDS encoding extracellular solute-binding protein, producing MKKMKKVAAAVIASTMVLSLAACQGSGATAVTTAGGKTEAGSGETGKTAETQGAGGKVKISITFRDGGSDALKNWFEHAYETYEKKDSMELDIAPITASEGDYFAKVALALQSADTAPDIVCEDTFQLPSDVAAGYLTDLSDYLKDYKEWNDGTFYGPLVDGVTYSDGSVYGIPYCTDTRGLWYNKDIFKAAGLDTEWQPKTWQEVLDTCKVIKEKCPDVVPFWCNSGVASGEATSMQTYEMLLYGTGEQLLDENDKWIASSGNILKSLNFINTIYKEGYGPSLSKVLNGEAGNIASREYLPGGKLAISLDGYWMTGNYKETGSAPWPEYKDKLGIAAMPTSEGQEPGSITMSGGWALSIPQLSDQKDVAMDFIKHCMSYDIYLDTIIAQGNIATRTDIASDPTYSSQPFMEKCTSFLSGAFYRPRNSQYSTVTTHIQTMVESVVSGTSPEDAMAQYKSDVTNSVGAENTVTK from the coding sequence ATGAAGAAAATGAAGAAAGTTGCAGCAGCGGTGATCGCATCAACCATGGTTCTTTCCCTGGCAGCATGCCAGGGATCCGGGGCAACGGCGGTAACAACCGCTGGGGGGAAGACGGAAGCTGGTTCCGGGGAAACCGGAAAAACAGCGGAAACCCAAGGCGCAGGCGGAAAGGTGAAAATTTCCATTACGTTCCGGGATGGAGGAAGCGATGCCTTAAAAAACTGGTTTGAGCATGCATATGAGACATACGAGAAAAAGGATTCTATGGAACTTGATATTGCCCCCATTACTGCTTCAGAAGGAGATTATTTTGCAAAGGTGGCGCTGGCACTTCAGTCGGCGGATACGGCTCCGGATATTGTCTGCGAAGATACGTTCCAGCTTCCTTCTGACGTGGCAGCCGGTTATCTTACGGATCTTTCTGACTACTTAAAGGATTATAAGGAATGGAATGACGGGACCTTCTATGGGCCGCTGGTGGACGGTGTCACATACAGCGACGGCAGCGTGTACGGAATCCCTTACTGTACCGATACCCGCGGGCTGTGGTATAACAAAGACATATTTAAGGCAGCCGGTCTGGATACGGAATGGCAGCCAAAAACATGGCAGGAGGTCCTGGATACCTGCAAGGTCATCAAGGAGAAATGTCCGGACGTGGTGCCCTTCTGGTGCAATTCAGGCGTAGCAAGCGGAGAAGCCACCTCCATGCAGACCTATGAGATGCTTCTTTACGGGACCGGTGAGCAGCTATTGGATGAAAATGACAAATGGATCGCATCCAGCGGCAATATTTTGAAATCCCTGAATTTTATTAACACCATATATAAGGAAGGATACGGGCCATCCTTATCCAAGGTATTAAACGGAGAAGCAGGAAATATTGCTTCCAGAGAATACTTACCGGGAGGCAAGCTTGCCATATCCTTAGACGGGTATTGGATGACCGGAAATTACAAGGAAACAGGATCGGCTCCATGGCCGGAATACAAGGATAAGCTTGGCATTGCAGCCATGCCCACCTCTGAGGGGCAGGAACCGGGCAGCATCACCATGTCAGGCGGCTGGGCATTATCCATACCACAGCTTTCGGATCAGAAGGATGTGGCAATGGACTTTATCAAGCACTGCATGAGTTATGATATTTACTTAGATACCATCATTGCCCAGGGGAATATTGCAACCAGAACTGATATTGCCTCAGATCCTACCTATTCTTCCCAGCCCTTTATGGAAAAATGCACCAGCTTCTTATCCGGAGCCTTTTACCGGCCCAGAAACAGCCAGTATTCAACGGTTACCACCCACATTCAGACCATGGTGGAATCCGTTGTATCAGGAACGAGCCCGGAGGATGCAATGGCGCAATATAAATCAGACGTAACAAACAGCGTTGGCGCAGAAAATACCGTGACAAAATAA